In Rhizobium gallicum bv. gallicum R602sp, the following proteins share a genomic window:
- a CDS encoding LysR family transcriptional regulator yields MELRQLQYFVAAAKAEHFTKAAQRLNIVQSALSSSVRALEQELNAQLFVRTTRKVRLTAAGRALLEKAEIVLEAAKDAREAVDAVAQAKSGKLNLGTVQGLPAFVDLPLLLARFHKRHPHIDVRLIQGGAVHLLEKVRNGKLDLAFLPMFDPPADIVTVTIACEELVVVCNKSHSLASSQVVSLDEIATHAFVEFEHDLGTRKIIDDLFLTANIDRKIAFEVSDLGTLMELVGHGLGIALVPESVACSRAQTLSVCRLKEADACWEVVLASSATSGDALPRRFEEIIGSDATGIEVCPAPGGA; encoded by the coding sequence GTGGAACTACGCCAGCTCCAGTATTTTGTTGCTGCGGCAAAAGCCGAGCATTTCACGAAAGCCGCGCAGCGGTTGAACATTGTTCAGTCCGCTCTTTCGAGTTCAGTCCGGGCGTTGGAACAAGAGCTCAATGCGCAGCTTTTCGTCCGCACTACTCGAAAGGTGCGACTGACGGCCGCCGGCAGGGCGCTGCTCGAAAAGGCGGAGATTGTCCTTGAGGCAGCGAAGGACGCACGGGAAGCGGTAGACGCTGTTGCGCAGGCGAAATCGGGCAAGTTGAACCTCGGAACAGTTCAGGGACTGCCGGCATTTGTCGATCTGCCGCTTCTACTTGCCCGTTTTCATAAGCGTCATCCGCATATCGACGTGCGGCTGATACAGGGAGGCGCGGTCCATCTTCTGGAGAAGGTCAGGAACGGCAAACTCGACCTTGCATTCCTGCCCATGTTTGATCCGCCGGCCGACATTGTAACCGTCACCATCGCCTGCGAAGAACTGGTTGTCGTCTGCAACAAATCGCATTCACTTGCCTCAAGCCAGGTTGTTTCACTTGATGAAATTGCAACGCATGCCTTTGTCGAATTCGAGCACGATTTAGGTACGCGCAAAATCATCGATGATCTATTTTTGACGGCGAACATTGATCGCAAGATCGCATTTGAGGTGAGCGATCTCGGCACGTTGATGGAACTCGTCGGACACGGGCTCGGCATCGCCCTCGTGCCGGAATCGGTCGCCTGCAGCCGGGCACAGACATTGAGTGTTTGCCGTCTGAAAGAAGCAGATGCATGCTGGGAGGTTGTATTGGCTTCATCGGCGACATCGGGCGACGCTCTGCCGAGGCGCTTCGAGGAGATCATCGGAAGTGATGCCACCGGCATCGAAGTTTGCCCCGCGCCGGGTGGTGCGTGA
- a CDS encoding ABC transporter permease → MRREFALRSLARWRAPAATNASAGLLLVAVPVLLLGWLIVYPIIAAVIGTVFVRQPDGATVFSLASYRFFFSDTYSLANLWLTLWTTLVCGLLLLATGLPIALYLRFSRGRLAAYVQGLAIFPMFVPSIILSYALIRTIGPNGTVDILLNATGLPKLPSPYLTPWGPVIGLVWDNLPLTVLMLAAGLGNIAKSSIEAARDVGASPLRVFASIILPRMGNSFLVTASFAILGIFSSFTLPYVLGPASPEMMGPFMQRTFSDLNDPLNALTQAVITFGFCLVFGIFYVRSIAKNREGGR, encoded by the coding sequence ATGCGCAGGGAGTTTGCGCTACGATCGCTGGCGCGCTGGCGCGCACCAGCCGCCACGAACGCTTCGGCAGGGCTTCTTCTCGTCGCCGTGCCGGTGCTTCTGCTGGGCTGGCTGATCGTGTATCCGATCATCGCCGCAGTCATCGGCACGGTTTTCGTGCGCCAACCGGACGGCGCTACTGTCTTTTCGCTTGCCTCCTATCGCTTTTTCTTCAGCGATACCTATAGCCTGGCCAATCTCTGGCTTACGCTTTGGACGACACTGGTTTGCGGCCTGCTGCTTCTCGCGACAGGCCTACCGATCGCGCTGTATCTGCGCTTTTCGCGGGGACGGCTCGCAGCCTATGTCCAAGGCCTTGCAATCTTTCCGATGTTCGTCCCGTCGATCATCCTCTCCTACGCGCTTATCCGCACGATCGGTCCGAACGGCACCGTCGACATCCTCCTGAACGCGACCGGCCTGCCAAAGCTGCCGTCTCCATATCTGACGCCCTGGGGACCAGTGATCGGCCTCGTCTGGGACAATCTTCCCCTGACGGTGCTGATGCTGGCGGCCGGATTGGGCAATATCGCCAAAAGCTCGATCGAAGCTGCGCGCGATGTCGGTGCTTCTCCGTTGCGGGTCTTCGCTTCAATTATCCTGCCGCGAATGGGCAATTCGTTTCTGGTCACGGCCTCCTTCGCCATCCTCGGCATCTTTTCGTCCTTCACGCTGCCTTACGTGCTTGGTCCAGCTTCGCCCGAGATGATGGGGCCGTTCATGCAACGCACGTTCTCCGACCTCAACGACCCGCTGAATGCTCTGACGCAAGCGGTGATCACCTTCGGCTTCTGCCTGGTGTTCGGGATCTTCTATGTTCGCTCGATCGCGAAAAACCGGGAGGGCGGTCGATGA
- a CDS encoding extracellular solute-binding protein, whose product MNRREFLITSSAAAAVLAAPRFATAAARTIDLYSGSDANIVDFWNNIVRPAFEAAHPDVALKVTDAGDNTGLRAIADRALAALQTKTDPQADIFETFDPRLPTGGIDAGLWVKFSAENVEGFDRVNPLSVDSEYSLPYRGSQVLLAYDKAKLDPKDAPKTWEQLISWIKANPGQFIYNRPDKGGSGGNFVRRAIHEANGRDPKKFTIDNFSADYANQTLTPAWAILNDLAPSLYEKGAYTAGNTQSIQLLAQGVVTMTPVWSDQVLQAISQGVLPETTGLVQLGDLALCGNFSRMTVFSNGAHKDAALKLAAFLLTKEMQEAIITEIGGFPGISWEHISEQLRQKYTDVVPATIPTFPSGDWEPAINDGWYRSVAPGISRT is encoded by the coding sequence ATGAACAGACGCGAGTTTCTTATCACGTCGTCGGCCGCAGCAGCTGTTCTGGCTGCGCCGCGTTTTGCCACCGCAGCAGCGAGGACGATCGATCTCTACAGCGGCTCCGATGCCAATATCGTCGACTTCTGGAACAACATCGTCCGTCCGGCTTTCGAAGCGGCCCATCCAGACGTTGCCTTGAAGGTCACTGATGCCGGCGACAATACTGGCCTGCGCGCCATTGCCGATCGAGCCCTGGCCGCCCTCCAGACCAAGACCGATCCGCAGGCAGACATCTTCGAAACATTCGATCCACGCCTGCCGACGGGTGGGATCGACGCCGGTCTTTGGGTCAAGTTCTCCGCAGAGAACGTCGAAGGCTTCGACCGCGTCAATCCGCTGAGCGTCGACAGCGAATATTCGCTTCCCTACCGCGGCTCGCAGGTTCTTCTCGCCTATGACAAGGCCAAGCTCGACCCAAAGGATGCGCCCAAAACCTGGGAACAGCTGATTTCATGGATCAAGGCCAATCCCGGCCAGTTTATCTACAATCGTCCCGACAAAGGTGGTTCAGGCGGCAACTTCGTTCGCCGCGCCATCCATGAGGCCAACGGCCGCGATCCGAAGAAATTCACGATCGACAACTTCTCGGCCGATTACGCCAACCAGACCCTGACGCCTGCCTGGGCGATCCTCAACGACCTTGCGCCGTCGCTCTATGAAAAGGGCGCGTATACGGCCGGCAACACGCAGTCGATCCAGCTTCTGGCGCAGGGCGTCGTCACCATGACGCCGGTCTGGTCCGACCAGGTCCTGCAAGCGATCTCGCAGGGCGTTCTGCCGGAAACGACCGGCCTCGTTCAGCTCGGCGACCTTGCGCTTTGCGGCAATTTCTCGCGCATGACGGTGTTTTCGAACGGCGCACACAAGGACGCGGCCTTGAAGCTCGCCGCCTTCCTGCTGACAAAGGAGATGCAGGAAGCAATCATCACCGAGATCGGTGGTTTTCCGGGCATCTCCTGGGAGCATATCTCCGAGCAACTCCGCCAGAAATATACCGATGTCGTCCCGGCGACGATCCCGACCTTTCCGAGCGGCGATTGGGAGCCTGCCATCAATGACGGCTGGTACCGCAGCGTCGCGCCGGGCATCAGCCGTACCTGA
- a CDS encoding aldo/keto reductase, whose protein sequence is MDYRKLGQSGTIVSAYCLGTMTFGAEADEPASYKLLDDYFAWGGNFIDTADVYSAGKSEEIIGRWLKTRPTEAKQAVIATKGRFPMGPGPNDIGLSRRHLNQALNDSLRRLGIEHIDLYQMHAWDALTPIEETLRFLDDAVSAGKIGYYGFSNYVAWQIAKASEIAKARGYTRPVTLQPQYNLLMRDIELEIVAACQDAGLGLLPWSPLGGGWLTGKYKRDQMPTGATRLGENPTRGGEAFEARNAQERTWAVIGAVEEIARARGVSMAQVALAWTAARPAVTSVILGARNPEQLADNLNAASFALSLEETTRLNEVSAPTPGQYPYGEHGINQRHRKMEGGR, encoded by the coding sequence ATGGACTATCGTAAACTCGGTCAGAGCGGCACAATCGTGAGCGCCTATTGTCTCGGCACGATGACCTTTGGTGCGGAGGCGGACGAGCCCGCCTCTTATAAGCTGCTCGACGATTATTTCGCCTGGGGCGGCAATTTCATTGATACCGCCGACGTATATAGCGCTGGCAAGTCTGAAGAGATCATCGGCCGCTGGCTGAAGACGCGGCCGACCGAGGCAAAGCAGGCGGTGATCGCAACCAAAGGCCGCTTCCCGATGGGCCCGGGTCCCAACGATATCGGTCTCTCACGCAGACATCTTAACCAGGCGCTTAACGACTCGCTCCGTCGCTTGGGCATCGAGCATATCGATCTTTACCAGATGCATGCTTGGGACGCGCTGACGCCGATCGAGGAGACTCTGCGCTTTCTCGACGACGCCGTTTCAGCGGGCAAGATCGGCTACTACGGTTTTTCCAACTATGTCGCCTGGCAAATTGCCAAGGCTTCCGAAATTGCCAAGGCGCGCGGCTACACACGGCCGGTCACGCTTCAGCCGCAATACAATTTGCTGATGCGCGATATCGAGCTTGAAATCGTCGCGGCCTGCCAGGATGCCGGCCTGGGGTTGCTTCCTTGGTCACCGCTTGGCGGCGGCTGGCTGACTGGAAAATACAAGCGTGATCAGATGCCGACCGGCGCAACCCGTCTGGGCGAAAATCCAACGCGCGGCGGCGAAGCCTTCGAAGCCCGCAATGCGCAGGAGCGCACCTGGGCAGTTATCGGGGCGGTCGAGGAGATTGCCAGAGCCCGCGGCGTCAGCATGGCGCAAGTGGCGCTTGCCTGGACGGCGGCGCGCCCGGCAGTAACCTCCGTCATTCTCGGCGCGCGAAATCCTGAGCAGCTCGCCGACAATCTCAATGCCGCCAGCTTTGCGCTTTCGCTTGAGGAAACCACCAGGCTCAACGAAGTCAGCGCGCCGACGCCCGGGCAATATCCCTATGGTGAGCATGGCATTAACCAGCGCCACCGCAAGATGGAAGGCGGACGCTGA